One part of the Hirundo rustica isolate bHirRus1 chromosome 11, bHirRus1.pri.v3, whole genome shotgun sequence genome encodes these proteins:
- the FCSK gene encoding L-fucose kinase isoform X1: MGRDFSFDDCGRAFTCLPAEEPGAAAEALVCNLDSLLGTMTHRLCVGSPPGVWVCSTDMLLTVPSTPGINWDGFQGVRVIAVPGSPAYARNHGVYLTNEQGLVRDIIYKGTEAQIQQCVGPDGTVPLVCGIVFFSSDAAEQLLATHVIPPLDACTYMGLDSGAPPIQLSLFFDIVLCMAGGMTEEDFVKGGGDASVKSARSVLWTALRGFPLSMACIPDASYDYMTSSASDHIRSLTLLPGSATHLRFCKTAHSHVDQPCLLEDGSSVTNCLLEGAVRLAAGSVIQHCHLQGPLVIGPGCLLSGLSVGSSPALRGCPLRDIVLQGHRVRLRDLPCRVFTLTGRLDDWQSPVEKATYLNVPWAEFFQRTGVREGDLWDAETPRGSRCLLSARLFPVLHAREALGLEDVLWLLGLATVASEQLARWRMAWRMSWQELLPCLDTEAELGARQALFFLQGQHKVRRVLLGRQDSSLLPLARSAVHEGYHEAMLGTLDEVASTASDAGIAARALACIAEVLGCMAQGEGGLRSGPAANREWASAFGRLESGDIAGGVQELAAERQKWMSRPALLVRAARHYEGAEQILVRKAVMSSCQFITVEQVELPPLGQWVQVVCPARLDLSGGWSDTPPITYEHGGAVVDVAVLVDGCRPIGARVRRIVQPELRLVTLSGTPRGEVVAELVCRELEHLQDYCQPHAPGALLKAAFICTQVVQFPSQRPLRLQLMESFGGGFEVHTWSRLPHGSGLGTSSILAGAVMASLYRAAGKAASTESLIHAVLHLEQRLTTGGGWQDQVGGLVPGIKIGRSKAQLPLRVEVEQILVPDGFTQTLNDHLLLVYTGKTRLARNLLQDVVRNWYARLPSIVQNADALVSNAEECAQALRQGDLLLLGKCLDCYWQQKKCMAPGCEPLAVGRMMDALRPYVHGQCLAGAGGGGFLYILTKAPRQKEALHQILANTEGLGNFSIHSIEVDTGGFSVEVVGCGTKDSAHPGGDRAV; this comes from the exons ATG GGCCGCGACTTCTCCTTTGACGACTGCGGCCGTGCCTTCACCTGCCTGCCCGCTGAGGAGCCCGGCGCCGCAGCCGAAGCGCTGGTCTGCAACCTGGACAGCCTGCTGGGGACCATGACACACCGG CTCTGTGTGGGCTCCCCACCTGGCGTCTGGGTCTGCAGCACTGACATGCTGCTCACTGTGCCCTCAACACCAG GGATCAACTGGGATGGCTTCCAGGGTGTCCGAGTGATCGCAGTGCCCGGGAGCCCAGCGTATGCCAGGAACCATGGGGTCTACCTCACCAATGAGCAG GGGCTGGTGCGTGACATCATCTACAAAGGCACGGAGGCCCAGATCCAGCAGTGTGTGGGGCCGGACGGCACTGTCCCACTG GTCTGTGGgattgttttcttctcctccgATGCTGCCGAGCAGCTTCTGGCCACACACGTCATCCCTCCTCTGGACGCCTGCACCTACATGGGGCTGGACTCGGGGGCACCACCCATCCAG ctctccctcttCTTCGACATTGTGCTGTGCATGGCAGGGGGGATGACAGAGGAGGATTTTGTGAAGGGTGGTGGCGATGCCAGCGTGAAGAGTGCCCGCTCCGTGCTGTGGACAGCTCTCCGTGGCTTCCCTCTTAGCATGG CCTGCATTCCCGATGCGTCCTACGACTACATGACCTCCTCTGCGAGCGACCACATCCGCAGCCTGactctcctgcctggctctgccaccCACCTCCGCTTCTGCAAGACAGCCCATTCCCACGTGGAT CAGCCCTGTCTCCTGGAGGATGGCTCTTCCGTCACCAACTGcctgctggaaggagctgtgcGGCTGGCAGCTGGCAGTGTCATCCAGCACTGTCACCTCCAG GGTCCCCTGGTGATCGGTCCTGGCTGCCTCCTCTCGGGCCTCAGCGTGGGCTCCTCACCAGCCCTGCGGGGCTGTCCCCTGCGTGATATCGTCCTGCAGGGCCACCGCGTCCGGCTGCGTGACCTGCCCTGCCGTGTGTTCACTCTCACCGGCCGCCTCGACGACTGGCAG agccctgtggaAAAAGCCACCTACCTGAACGTGCCCTGGGCTGAGTTTTTCCAACGAACGGGCGTACG GGAAGGGGACCTTTGGGATGCCGAGACGCCGCGGGGGAGCCGCTGCCTGCTCAGCGCCCGGCTCTTCCCGGTGCTGCATGCCCGCGAGGCGCTGGGGCTGGAGGatgtgctgtggctgctgggccTGGCCACAGTGGCCAGTGAGCAGCTGGCACGCTGGAGGATGGCCTGGCGTAtgtcctggcaggagctgctgccctgcctggacACGGAGGCCGAGCTGGGCGCACGCCAGGCCCTGTTCTTCCTGCAGGGCCAGCACAAGGTGCGGCGAGTGCTGCTGGGGCGCCAGGACAGCAGCCTCCTGCCGCTTGCCCGCAGCGCTGTGCACGAGGGCTACCACGAAGCCATGCTGGGCACGCTGGATGAGG ttgCCTCCACGGCCAGCGATGCTGGTATTGCAGCACGGGCGCTTGCCTGTATTGCTGAGGTCCTGGGCTGCATGGCACAAGGGGAAGGGGGCTTGCGGAGTGGTCCTGCTGCCAACAGGGAGTGGGCCTCAGCTTTTGGGCGCTTGGAGAGTGGGGACATTGCTGGTGGTGtccaggagctggctgctgaGCGGCAGAAGTGGATGAGCCG GCCGGCTCTGCTGGTGAGAGCAGCTCGGCATTACGAGGGGGCCGAGCAGATCCTTGTCCGGAAGGCAGTGATGTCCTCATGCCAGTTCATCACCGTGGAGCAGGTGGAGCTGCCACCCTTGGGGCAGTGGGTGCAGGTGGTGTGTCCGGCCCGCCTGGACCTCTCTG GTGGCTGGAGTGACACACCCCCCATCACCTACGAGCACGGGGGGGCCGTGGTGGACGTGGCAGTGCTGGTGGATGGGTGCCGGCCCATTGGCGCCCGTGTGCGGCGCATTGTCCAGCCAGAGCTGCGCCTCGTCACCCTCAGCGGGACACCACGGGGCGAggtggtggcagagctggtgtGCCGGGAGCTGGAGCACTTACAGGATTACTGCCAGCCACATGCACCAG gAGCCCTGCTCAAAGCTGCCTTTATCTGCACCCAGGTTGTGCAGTTCCCCTCACAGAGACCTTTGCGGCTCCAGCTGATGGAGAGTTTTGGAGGTGGCTTTGAGGTGCACACCTGGTCCAGGCTGCCCCACGGGTCTGGCCTCG GCACCAGCAGCATCCTGGCAGGAGCAGTGATGGCATCCTTGTACCgggcagcagggaaggctgcCAGCACTGAGTCCCTTATCCATGCTGTGCTGCACCTGGAGCAGAGGCTCACAACAG gggGTGGTTGGCAGGACCAGGTTGGTGGGCTCGTTCCTGGCATCAAAATTGGGAGGTCAAAGGCCCAGCTGCCGCTCAGAGTGGAAGTGGAGCAGATCCTGGTCCCTGACGGTTTTACCCAGACCCTGAACGATCACCTGCTGCTGGTGTACACAGGGAAGACCCGCCTGGCCCGCAACCTGCTCCAG GATGTGGTGAGAAACTGGTATGCCAGGCTGCCCTCCATCGTGCAAAATGCTGACGCGCTGGTGAGCAATGCTGAGGAGTGTGCCCAGGCCTTGAGGCAAG GTGACCTGCTGCTCCTTGGCAAGTGCCTGGACTGCTACTGGCAGCAGAAGAAGTGCATGGCCCCGGGCTGCGAGCCGCTGGCCGTTGGGCGCATGATGGACGCTCTCCGGCCCTACGTCCACGGGCAGTGCTTGGCTGGGGCTGGCGGCGGCGGCTTCCTTTACATCCTAACCAAAGCCCCTCGGCAGAAAGAGGCTTTGCACCAGATCCTGGCAAACACTGAG GGACTGGGTAACTTCAGCATCCACAGCATTGAAGTGGACACGGGTGGTTTCTCTGTGGAGGTCGTGGGATGTGGTACGAAGGACAGTGCTCACCctggaggggacagggctgtgtgA
- the FCSK gene encoding L-fucose kinase isoform X2 has translation MGRDFSFDDCGRAFTCLPAEEPGAAAEALVCNLDSLLGTMTHRLCVGSPPGVWVCSTDMLLTVPSTPGINWDGFQGVRVIAVPGSPAYARNHGVYLTNEQGLVRDIIYKGTEAQIQQCVGPDGTVPLVCGIVFFSSDAAEQLLATHVIPPLDACTYMGLDSGAPPIQLSLFFDIVLCMAGGMTEEDFVKGGGDASVKSARSVLWTALRGFPLSMACIPDASYDYMTSSASDHIRSLTLLPGSATHLRFCKTAHSHVDQPCLLEDGSSVTNCLLEGAVRLAAGSVIQHCHLQGPLVIGPGCLLSGLSVGSSPALRGCPLRDIVLQGHRVRLRDLPCRVFTLTGRLDDWQSPVEKATYLNVPWAEFFQRTGVREGDLWDAETPRGSRCLLSARLFPVLHAREALGLEDVLWLLGLATVASEQLARWRMAWRMSWQELLPCLDTEAELGARQALFFLQGQHKVRRVLLGRQDSSLLPLARSAVHEGYHEAMLGTLDEVASTASDAGIAARALACIAEVLGCMAQGEGGLRSGPAANREWASAFGRLESGDIAGGVQELAAERQKWMSRPALLVRAARHYEGAEQILVRKAVMSSCQFITVEQVELPPLGQWVQVVCPARLDLSGGWSDTPPITYEHGGAVVDVAVLVDGCRPIGARVRRIVQPELRLVTLSGTPRGEVVAELVCRELEHLQDYCQPHAPGALLKAAFICTQVVQFPSQRPLRLQLMESFGGGFEVHTWSRLPHGSGLGTSSILAGAVMASLYRAAGKAASTESLIHAVLHLEQRLTTGGGWQDQVGGLVPGIKIGRSKAQLPLRVEVEQILVPDGFTQTLNDHLLLVYTGKTRLARNLLQDVVRNWYARLPSIVQNADALVSNAEECAQALRQGDLLLLGKCLDCYWQQKKCMAPGCEPLAVGRMMDALRPYVHGQCLAGAGGGGFLYILTKAPRQKEALHQILANTEVSSEPPTVAGSLQQPYIEHEEHLPTTHGL, from the exons ATG GGCCGCGACTTCTCCTTTGACGACTGCGGCCGTGCCTTCACCTGCCTGCCCGCTGAGGAGCCCGGCGCCGCAGCCGAAGCGCTGGTCTGCAACCTGGACAGCCTGCTGGGGACCATGACACACCGG CTCTGTGTGGGCTCCCCACCTGGCGTCTGGGTCTGCAGCACTGACATGCTGCTCACTGTGCCCTCAACACCAG GGATCAACTGGGATGGCTTCCAGGGTGTCCGAGTGATCGCAGTGCCCGGGAGCCCAGCGTATGCCAGGAACCATGGGGTCTACCTCACCAATGAGCAG GGGCTGGTGCGTGACATCATCTACAAAGGCACGGAGGCCCAGATCCAGCAGTGTGTGGGGCCGGACGGCACTGTCCCACTG GTCTGTGGgattgttttcttctcctccgATGCTGCCGAGCAGCTTCTGGCCACACACGTCATCCCTCCTCTGGACGCCTGCACCTACATGGGGCTGGACTCGGGGGCACCACCCATCCAG ctctccctcttCTTCGACATTGTGCTGTGCATGGCAGGGGGGATGACAGAGGAGGATTTTGTGAAGGGTGGTGGCGATGCCAGCGTGAAGAGTGCCCGCTCCGTGCTGTGGACAGCTCTCCGTGGCTTCCCTCTTAGCATGG CCTGCATTCCCGATGCGTCCTACGACTACATGACCTCCTCTGCGAGCGACCACATCCGCAGCCTGactctcctgcctggctctgccaccCACCTCCGCTTCTGCAAGACAGCCCATTCCCACGTGGAT CAGCCCTGTCTCCTGGAGGATGGCTCTTCCGTCACCAACTGcctgctggaaggagctgtgcGGCTGGCAGCTGGCAGTGTCATCCAGCACTGTCACCTCCAG GGTCCCCTGGTGATCGGTCCTGGCTGCCTCCTCTCGGGCCTCAGCGTGGGCTCCTCACCAGCCCTGCGGGGCTGTCCCCTGCGTGATATCGTCCTGCAGGGCCACCGCGTCCGGCTGCGTGACCTGCCCTGCCGTGTGTTCACTCTCACCGGCCGCCTCGACGACTGGCAG agccctgtggaAAAAGCCACCTACCTGAACGTGCCCTGGGCTGAGTTTTTCCAACGAACGGGCGTACG GGAAGGGGACCTTTGGGATGCCGAGACGCCGCGGGGGAGCCGCTGCCTGCTCAGCGCCCGGCTCTTCCCGGTGCTGCATGCCCGCGAGGCGCTGGGGCTGGAGGatgtgctgtggctgctgggccTGGCCACAGTGGCCAGTGAGCAGCTGGCACGCTGGAGGATGGCCTGGCGTAtgtcctggcaggagctgctgccctgcctggacACGGAGGCCGAGCTGGGCGCACGCCAGGCCCTGTTCTTCCTGCAGGGCCAGCACAAGGTGCGGCGAGTGCTGCTGGGGCGCCAGGACAGCAGCCTCCTGCCGCTTGCCCGCAGCGCTGTGCACGAGGGCTACCACGAAGCCATGCTGGGCACGCTGGATGAGG ttgCCTCCACGGCCAGCGATGCTGGTATTGCAGCACGGGCGCTTGCCTGTATTGCTGAGGTCCTGGGCTGCATGGCACAAGGGGAAGGGGGCTTGCGGAGTGGTCCTGCTGCCAACAGGGAGTGGGCCTCAGCTTTTGGGCGCTTGGAGAGTGGGGACATTGCTGGTGGTGtccaggagctggctgctgaGCGGCAGAAGTGGATGAGCCG GCCGGCTCTGCTGGTGAGAGCAGCTCGGCATTACGAGGGGGCCGAGCAGATCCTTGTCCGGAAGGCAGTGATGTCCTCATGCCAGTTCATCACCGTGGAGCAGGTGGAGCTGCCACCCTTGGGGCAGTGGGTGCAGGTGGTGTGTCCGGCCCGCCTGGACCTCTCTG GTGGCTGGAGTGACACACCCCCCATCACCTACGAGCACGGGGGGGCCGTGGTGGACGTGGCAGTGCTGGTGGATGGGTGCCGGCCCATTGGCGCCCGTGTGCGGCGCATTGTCCAGCCAGAGCTGCGCCTCGTCACCCTCAGCGGGACACCACGGGGCGAggtggtggcagagctggtgtGCCGGGAGCTGGAGCACTTACAGGATTACTGCCAGCCACATGCACCAG gAGCCCTGCTCAAAGCTGCCTTTATCTGCACCCAGGTTGTGCAGTTCCCCTCACAGAGACCTTTGCGGCTCCAGCTGATGGAGAGTTTTGGAGGTGGCTTTGAGGTGCACACCTGGTCCAGGCTGCCCCACGGGTCTGGCCTCG GCACCAGCAGCATCCTGGCAGGAGCAGTGATGGCATCCTTGTACCgggcagcagggaaggctgcCAGCACTGAGTCCCTTATCCATGCTGTGCTGCACCTGGAGCAGAGGCTCACAACAG gggGTGGTTGGCAGGACCAGGTTGGTGGGCTCGTTCCTGGCATCAAAATTGGGAGGTCAAAGGCCCAGCTGCCGCTCAGAGTGGAAGTGGAGCAGATCCTGGTCCCTGACGGTTTTACCCAGACCCTGAACGATCACCTGCTGCTGGTGTACACAGGGAAGACCCGCCTGGCCCGCAACCTGCTCCAG GATGTGGTGAGAAACTGGTATGCCAGGCTGCCCTCCATCGTGCAAAATGCTGACGCGCTGGTGAGCAATGCTGAGGAGTGTGCCCAGGCCTTGAGGCAAG GTGACCTGCTGCTCCTTGGCAAGTGCCTGGACTGCTACTGGCAGCAGAAGAAGTGCATGGCCCCGGGCTGCGAGCCGCTGGCCGTTGGGCGCATGATGGACGCTCTCCGGCCCTACGTCCACGGGCAGTGCTTGGCTGGGGCTGGCGGCGGCGGCTTCCTTTACATCCTAACCAAAGCCCCTCGGCAGAAAGAGGCTTTGCACCAGATCCTGGCAAACACTGAGGTGAGCTCTGAGCCCCCCACAGTTGCAGGCAGCTTGCAGCAGCCTTATATAGAGCATGAGGAACATCTCCCCACCACGCATGGGCTGTGA
- the FCSK gene encoding L-fucose kinase isoform X4, with product MAGGMTEEDFVKGGGDASVKSARSVLWTALRGFPLSMACIPDASYDYMTSSASDHIRSLTLLPGSATHLRFCKTAHSHVDQPCLLEDGSSVTNCLLEGAVRLAAGSVIQHCHLQGPLVIGPGCLLSGLSVGSSPALRGCPLRDIVLQGHRVRLRDLPCRVFTLTGRLDDWQSPVEKATYLNVPWAEFFQRTGVREGDLWDAETPRGSRCLLSARLFPVLHAREALGLEDVLWLLGLATVASEQLARWRMAWRMSWQELLPCLDTEAELGARQALFFLQGQHKVRRVLLGRQDSSLLPLARSAVHEGYHEAMLGTLDEVASTASDAGIAARALACIAEVLGCMAQGEGGLRSGPAANREWASAFGRLESGDIAGGVQELAAERQKWMSRPALLVRAARHYEGAEQILVRKAVMSSCQFITVEQVELPPLGQWVQVVCPARLDLSGGWSDTPPITYEHGGAVVDVAVLVDGCRPIGARVRRIVQPELRLVTLSGTPRGEVVAELVCRELEHLQDYCQPHAPGALLKAAFICTQVVQFPSQRPLRLQLMESFGGGFEVHTWSRLPHGSGLGTSSILAGAVMASLYRAAGKAASTESLIHAVLHLEQRLTTGGGWQDQVGGLVPGIKIGRSKAQLPLRVEVEQILVPDGFTQTLNDHLLLVYTGKTRLARNLLQDVVRNWYARLPSIVQNADALVSNAEECAQALRQGDLLLLGKCLDCYWQQKKCMAPGCEPLAVGRMMDALRPYVHGQCLAGAGGGGFLYILTKAPRQKEALHQILANTEGLGNFSIHSIEVDTGGFSVEVVGCGTKDSAHPGGDRAV from the exons ATGGCAGGGGGGATGACAGAGGAGGATTTTGTGAAGGGTGGTGGCGATGCCAGCGTGAAGAGTGCCCGCTCCGTGCTGTGGACAGCTCTCCGTGGCTTCCCTCTTAGCATGG CCTGCATTCCCGATGCGTCCTACGACTACATGACCTCCTCTGCGAGCGACCACATCCGCAGCCTGactctcctgcctggctctgccaccCACCTCCGCTTCTGCAAGACAGCCCATTCCCACGTGGAT CAGCCCTGTCTCCTGGAGGATGGCTCTTCCGTCACCAACTGcctgctggaaggagctgtgcGGCTGGCAGCTGGCAGTGTCATCCAGCACTGTCACCTCCAG GGTCCCCTGGTGATCGGTCCTGGCTGCCTCCTCTCGGGCCTCAGCGTGGGCTCCTCACCAGCCCTGCGGGGCTGTCCCCTGCGTGATATCGTCCTGCAGGGCCACCGCGTCCGGCTGCGTGACCTGCCCTGCCGTGTGTTCACTCTCACCGGCCGCCTCGACGACTGGCAG agccctgtggaAAAAGCCACCTACCTGAACGTGCCCTGGGCTGAGTTTTTCCAACGAACGGGCGTACG GGAAGGGGACCTTTGGGATGCCGAGACGCCGCGGGGGAGCCGCTGCCTGCTCAGCGCCCGGCTCTTCCCGGTGCTGCATGCCCGCGAGGCGCTGGGGCTGGAGGatgtgctgtggctgctgggccTGGCCACAGTGGCCAGTGAGCAGCTGGCACGCTGGAGGATGGCCTGGCGTAtgtcctggcaggagctgctgccctgcctggacACGGAGGCCGAGCTGGGCGCACGCCAGGCCCTGTTCTTCCTGCAGGGCCAGCACAAGGTGCGGCGAGTGCTGCTGGGGCGCCAGGACAGCAGCCTCCTGCCGCTTGCCCGCAGCGCTGTGCACGAGGGCTACCACGAAGCCATGCTGGGCACGCTGGATGAGG ttgCCTCCACGGCCAGCGATGCTGGTATTGCAGCACGGGCGCTTGCCTGTATTGCTGAGGTCCTGGGCTGCATGGCACAAGGGGAAGGGGGCTTGCGGAGTGGTCCTGCTGCCAACAGGGAGTGGGCCTCAGCTTTTGGGCGCTTGGAGAGTGGGGACATTGCTGGTGGTGtccaggagctggctgctgaGCGGCAGAAGTGGATGAGCCG GCCGGCTCTGCTGGTGAGAGCAGCTCGGCATTACGAGGGGGCCGAGCAGATCCTTGTCCGGAAGGCAGTGATGTCCTCATGCCAGTTCATCACCGTGGAGCAGGTGGAGCTGCCACCCTTGGGGCAGTGGGTGCAGGTGGTGTGTCCGGCCCGCCTGGACCTCTCTG GTGGCTGGAGTGACACACCCCCCATCACCTACGAGCACGGGGGGGCCGTGGTGGACGTGGCAGTGCTGGTGGATGGGTGCCGGCCCATTGGCGCCCGTGTGCGGCGCATTGTCCAGCCAGAGCTGCGCCTCGTCACCCTCAGCGGGACACCACGGGGCGAggtggtggcagagctggtgtGCCGGGAGCTGGAGCACTTACAGGATTACTGCCAGCCACATGCACCAG gAGCCCTGCTCAAAGCTGCCTTTATCTGCACCCAGGTTGTGCAGTTCCCCTCACAGAGACCTTTGCGGCTCCAGCTGATGGAGAGTTTTGGAGGTGGCTTTGAGGTGCACACCTGGTCCAGGCTGCCCCACGGGTCTGGCCTCG GCACCAGCAGCATCCTGGCAGGAGCAGTGATGGCATCCTTGTACCgggcagcagggaaggctgcCAGCACTGAGTCCCTTATCCATGCTGTGCTGCACCTGGAGCAGAGGCTCACAACAG gggGTGGTTGGCAGGACCAGGTTGGTGGGCTCGTTCCTGGCATCAAAATTGGGAGGTCAAAGGCCCAGCTGCCGCTCAGAGTGGAAGTGGAGCAGATCCTGGTCCCTGACGGTTTTACCCAGACCCTGAACGATCACCTGCTGCTGGTGTACACAGGGAAGACCCGCCTGGCCCGCAACCTGCTCCAG GATGTGGTGAGAAACTGGTATGCCAGGCTGCCCTCCATCGTGCAAAATGCTGACGCGCTGGTGAGCAATGCTGAGGAGTGTGCCCAGGCCTTGAGGCAAG GTGACCTGCTGCTCCTTGGCAAGTGCCTGGACTGCTACTGGCAGCAGAAGAAGTGCATGGCCCCGGGCTGCGAGCCGCTGGCCGTTGGGCGCATGATGGACGCTCTCCGGCCCTACGTCCACGGGCAGTGCTTGGCTGGGGCTGGCGGCGGCGGCTTCCTTTACATCCTAACCAAAGCCCCTCGGCAGAAAGAGGCTTTGCACCAGATCCTGGCAAACACTGAG GGACTGGGTAACTTCAGCATCCACAGCATTGAAGTGGACACGGGTGGTTTCTCTGTGGAGGTCGTGGGATGTGGTACGAAGGACAGTGCTCACCctggaggggacagggctgtgtgA
- the FCSK gene encoding L-fucose kinase isoform X3, translating to MGRDFSFDDCGRAFTCLPAEEPGAAAEALVCNLDSLLGTMTHRLCVGSPPGVWVCSTDMLLTVPSTPGINWDGFQGVRVIAVPGSPAYARNHGVYLTNEQGLVRDIIYKGTEAQIQQCVGPDGTVPLVCGIVFFSSDAAEQLLATHVIPPLDACTYMGLDSGAPPIQLSLFFDIVLCMAGGMTEEDFVKGGGDASVKSARSVLWTALRGFPLSMACIPDASYDYMTSSASDHIRSLTLLPGSATHLRFCKTAHSHVDQPCLLEDGSSVTNCLLEGAVRLAAGSVIQHCHLQGPLVIGPGCLLSGLSVGSSPALRGCPLRDIVLQGHRVRLRDLPCRVFTLTGRLDDWQSPVEKATYLNVPWAEFFQRTGVREGDLWDAETPRGSRCLLSARLFPVLHAREALGLEDVLWLLGLATVASEQLARWRMAWRMSWQELLPCLDTEAELGARQALFFLQGQHKVRRVLLGRQDSSLLPLARSAVHEGYHEAMLGTLDEVASTASDAGIAARALACIAEVLGCMAQGEGGLRSGPAANREWASAFGRLESGDIAGGVQELAAERQKWMSRPALLVRAARHYEGAEQILVRKAVMSSCQFITVEQVELPPLGQWVQVVCPARLDLSGGWSDTPPITYEHGGAVVDVAVLVDGCRPIGARVRRIVQPELRLVTLSGTPRGEVVAELVCRELEHLQDYCQPHAPGALLKAAFICTQVVQFPSQRPLRLQLMESFGGGFEVHTWSRLPHGSGLGTSSILAGAVMASLYRAAGKAASTESLIHAVLHLEQRLTTGGGWQDQVGGLVPGIKIGRSKAQLPLRVEVEQILVPDGFTQTLNDHLLLVYTGKTRLARNLLQDVVRNWYARLPSIVQNADALVTCCSLASAWTATGSRRSAWPRAASRWPLGA from the exons ATG GGCCGCGACTTCTCCTTTGACGACTGCGGCCGTGCCTTCACCTGCCTGCCCGCTGAGGAGCCCGGCGCCGCAGCCGAAGCGCTGGTCTGCAACCTGGACAGCCTGCTGGGGACCATGACACACCGG CTCTGTGTGGGCTCCCCACCTGGCGTCTGGGTCTGCAGCACTGACATGCTGCTCACTGTGCCCTCAACACCAG GGATCAACTGGGATGGCTTCCAGGGTGTCCGAGTGATCGCAGTGCCCGGGAGCCCAGCGTATGCCAGGAACCATGGGGTCTACCTCACCAATGAGCAG GGGCTGGTGCGTGACATCATCTACAAAGGCACGGAGGCCCAGATCCAGCAGTGTGTGGGGCCGGACGGCACTGTCCCACTG GTCTGTGGgattgttttcttctcctccgATGCTGCCGAGCAGCTTCTGGCCACACACGTCATCCCTCCTCTGGACGCCTGCACCTACATGGGGCTGGACTCGGGGGCACCACCCATCCAG ctctccctcttCTTCGACATTGTGCTGTGCATGGCAGGGGGGATGACAGAGGAGGATTTTGTGAAGGGTGGTGGCGATGCCAGCGTGAAGAGTGCCCGCTCCGTGCTGTGGACAGCTCTCCGTGGCTTCCCTCTTAGCATGG CCTGCATTCCCGATGCGTCCTACGACTACATGACCTCCTCTGCGAGCGACCACATCCGCAGCCTGactctcctgcctggctctgccaccCACCTCCGCTTCTGCAAGACAGCCCATTCCCACGTGGAT CAGCCCTGTCTCCTGGAGGATGGCTCTTCCGTCACCAACTGcctgctggaaggagctgtgcGGCTGGCAGCTGGCAGTGTCATCCAGCACTGTCACCTCCAG GGTCCCCTGGTGATCGGTCCTGGCTGCCTCCTCTCGGGCCTCAGCGTGGGCTCCTCACCAGCCCTGCGGGGCTGTCCCCTGCGTGATATCGTCCTGCAGGGCCACCGCGTCCGGCTGCGTGACCTGCCCTGCCGTGTGTTCACTCTCACCGGCCGCCTCGACGACTGGCAG agccctgtggaAAAAGCCACCTACCTGAACGTGCCCTGGGCTGAGTTTTTCCAACGAACGGGCGTACG GGAAGGGGACCTTTGGGATGCCGAGACGCCGCGGGGGAGCCGCTGCCTGCTCAGCGCCCGGCTCTTCCCGGTGCTGCATGCCCGCGAGGCGCTGGGGCTGGAGGatgtgctgtggctgctgggccTGGCCACAGTGGCCAGTGAGCAGCTGGCACGCTGGAGGATGGCCTGGCGTAtgtcctggcaggagctgctgccctgcctggacACGGAGGCCGAGCTGGGCGCACGCCAGGCCCTGTTCTTCCTGCAGGGCCAGCACAAGGTGCGGCGAGTGCTGCTGGGGCGCCAGGACAGCAGCCTCCTGCCGCTTGCCCGCAGCGCTGTGCACGAGGGCTACCACGAAGCCATGCTGGGCACGCTGGATGAGG ttgCCTCCACGGCCAGCGATGCTGGTATTGCAGCACGGGCGCTTGCCTGTATTGCTGAGGTCCTGGGCTGCATGGCACAAGGGGAAGGGGGCTTGCGGAGTGGTCCTGCTGCCAACAGGGAGTGGGCCTCAGCTTTTGGGCGCTTGGAGAGTGGGGACATTGCTGGTGGTGtccaggagctggctgctgaGCGGCAGAAGTGGATGAGCCG GCCGGCTCTGCTGGTGAGAGCAGCTCGGCATTACGAGGGGGCCGAGCAGATCCTTGTCCGGAAGGCAGTGATGTCCTCATGCCAGTTCATCACCGTGGAGCAGGTGGAGCTGCCACCCTTGGGGCAGTGGGTGCAGGTGGTGTGTCCGGCCCGCCTGGACCTCTCTG GTGGCTGGAGTGACACACCCCCCATCACCTACGAGCACGGGGGGGCCGTGGTGGACGTGGCAGTGCTGGTGGATGGGTGCCGGCCCATTGGCGCCCGTGTGCGGCGCATTGTCCAGCCAGAGCTGCGCCTCGTCACCCTCAGCGGGACACCACGGGGCGAggtggtggcagagctggtgtGCCGGGAGCTGGAGCACTTACAGGATTACTGCCAGCCACATGCACCAG gAGCCCTGCTCAAAGCTGCCTTTATCTGCACCCAGGTTGTGCAGTTCCCCTCACAGAGACCTTTGCGGCTCCAGCTGATGGAGAGTTTTGGAGGTGGCTTTGAGGTGCACACCTGGTCCAGGCTGCCCCACGGGTCTGGCCTCG GCACCAGCAGCATCCTGGCAGGAGCAGTGATGGCATCCTTGTACCgggcagcagggaaggctgcCAGCACTGAGTCCCTTATCCATGCTGTGCTGCACCTGGAGCAGAGGCTCACAACAG gggGTGGTTGGCAGGACCAGGTTGGTGGGCTCGTTCCTGGCATCAAAATTGGGAGGTCAAAGGCCCAGCTGCCGCTCAGAGTGGAAGTGGAGCAGATCCTGGTCCCTGACGGTTTTACCCAGACCCTGAACGATCACCTGCTGCTGGTGTACACAGGGAAGACCCGCCTGGCCCGCAACCTGCTCCAG GATGTGGTGAGAAACTGGTATGCCAGGCTGCCCTCCATCGTGCAAAATGCTGACGCGCTG GTGACCTGCTGCTCCTTGGCAAGTGCCTGGACTGCTACTGGCAGCAGAAGAAGTGCATGGCCCCGGGCTGCGAGCCGCTGGCCGTTGGGCGCATGA